A stretch of bacterium DNA encodes these proteins:
- a CDS encoding UDP-N-acetylmuramoyl-L-alanine--D-glutamate ligase, with product SGAGSQKMMFSLLRRVEQGACLDQGMMCWAQGKELVPLMRASELAVPGQHNVQNALAAAATAMILKISPATIKQALKTFKGVPHRLEEAGMVNGVRYINNSMCTNAAAGVSSLRAFGEQMVVIAGGKEKNVDLSDFLKEIAQKAGAAVLIGECRDRMERELSGLGMKNLHKAGSMKEAVLQASVLARPGQLVMLVPGAASFDMFKDFEDRGNQFKQAVAGLKKNELP from the coding sequence CCTCGGGGGCCGGGTCACAAAAAATGATGTTTTCCCTTTTGCGCCGGGTGGAGCAGGGGGCCTGCCTTGACCAGGGGATGATGTGCTGGGCGCAGGGCAAGGAACTGGTCCCGCTGATGCGGGCTTCGGAGCTGGCGGTGCCCGGACAGCACAATGTCCAAAATGCCCTGGCGGCCGCCGCCACGGCCATGATCCTGAAAATCTCACCGGCCACCATCAAACAGGCGCTGAAAACATTCAAAGGCGTACCCCACCGGCTGGAGGAAGCGGGGATGGTGAACGGCGTCCGCTACATCAACAATTCCATGTGCACCAATGCCGCGGCCGGGGTCAGCTCGCTGCGGGCCTTCGGGGAACAGATGGTGGTCATTGCCGGGGGCAAGGAGAAGAACGTCGACCTTTCCGATTTTCTGAAGGAGATCGCCCAAAAGGCAGGGGCGGCGGTGTTGATAGGAGAATGCCGGGACCGGATGGAACGGGAACTTTCAGGATTGGGAATGAAGAACCTTCACAAGGCCGGAAGCATGAAAGAGGCGGTTTTGCAGGCCTCGGTTCTGGCCCGGCCCGGCCAGCTGGTGATGCTGGTGCCGGGGGCCGCCAGTTTTGACATGTTCAAGGATTTTGAGGACCGGGGCAACCAGTTCAAACAGGCAGTGGCCGGATTGAAGAAGAATGAACTACCGTAA